GAAGTCCATGCTCATCGTCACGGTGGTCATGATGAGCACCTGCACGGGAGTGATCGGTCTGCTCCCGACCTACGCCTCCATCGGTGTGGCCGCGCCGATCATCGTCACCGTGCTGCGGTTCGTGCAGGGTCTCTCGATCGGCGGCGAATGGGGCGGTGCCGCCCTCCTCACGATCGAGCATGCACCCGCGGCCAGGCGCAACAGGTACGCGTCCTGGGTGCAGCAGGGCGCGCCCGTCGGCGCCATCGTCGCGACCGTGGCGATCGCGATCGCACAGCTGCTGCCGCATGCCCAGTTCGTCTCCTGGGGCTGGCGCATCCCCTTCCTCTTCGCCTTCCCCCTTCTCGGCATCGCCCTCTACCTCCGGTTGCGGATCGAGGAGAGCCCGCTGTTCCACCGCGCGCTCGTGGAGCAGCGCGCCCAGCGGCTCCCCCTGGTCGCGTTGCTGCGTGACGCGCCGGCACGGATGGCCATCGGGGTCGCCGCGCCGTTCGTCGTCATCGCGGGGCCTTACCTCTATCTCACCTTCATGGTCAGCTACGGCACCGACCATCTCGGCCTGTCCGCCACGCTGCTGCTCGGAGCGGTCACGGCGGGTCGGGCCGTGGAGTGCATCGTCCTGGTGGTCTTCGGCCGCCTCGCCGACCGCTACTCGCACGTGCGGGTGTGCACGGTGGGTGCGCTGCTCTCGGCGATCGTCGCGGTCCCCGCGGTCGCCCTCATCGACACGCGTGTCTCCGCGCTCGTGGTGGGCGGGATCATCCTCGGCACCGTCATGATGTCCATCACCTACGCGCCCATCGGGACGTTGCTGTCGTCGCTGTTCCCGTCCGAGACGAGGTACAGCGGCGTCGCGGTGTCGTACAACCTCGGCGGTGTGCTCGCCGGCTTCATGCCGCTCATCACGCAGGCCGTGTTCACCGCGTCTGGTCAGCAGCCGTGGATCGTGGGTGTCCTCTTCGTCCTCGTCGCGCTGGTGAGCCTGGTCGGGTGCATGGCGGCCGGCAAGGCACTGCGCAACCGGCAGTACGTGTGACGCCTGTCGCCGGTCAGCTCCGGGGGGCGTAGGCGGTCAGGTCGAACAGGTCGACGAGGCTGCGGGCGGTGTCGCCGTGCTCGGCGAGGACGTGGCGGGTGCGGGGGCGGCCACCCGTCGACGGGTAGCGGAGCCTGGTCTCCTCGACGTCGGCGAGCCGGCGGAAGAGCTCGCGGACGGACAGGTCGAGGCCGACGCGCTGGGCGCGGCGCCGCATCAGGTGGGCGACGGTCGTCGCCAGTACCGTGACGAGGCCGTGCACCTCGACGTCGTCGTCGGTCCAGCGCCAGGCAGGCGTCGGCGCAGGCACCAGGGGGCCGCCGAGGTGGGTCAGCGTCGACTCCAGGTGGTATCTCGCCCGGTACGCGGTGATCACCTGCGGCACCGACCAGTCGTCGTGGTCCGTCGTCAGCAGCTGCTTGCCGAACAGCTCGCTGCGCAGCCGGGCGTACGCGCGCTCGTCCACGTGCCAGGTGAGTGTGAGGCCGCCTCCCGACGTCCGGTCGAGGCGGGTGGAGAGCACCCGGTCGCTCCATCGGAACCGCGCGATGCGTGCGACCTCCGCGGCGATCTCGGCGCGGGGCCTGTCGACGACGCCGAGGCGCAGGGCGGAGGCGAGCTCGTCGAGCCGGCGCGTCGCGTGGGCGAGGTCCTGCGCGAGGGCGCGGGTCTGCGCGGCCTGCAGGTTGGTCGAGTGCACGCGGATGACGCGCCGGTCGACGCCTGCGACGCGCGCGCGGCCGTCGAGCGCGGTCACCCCGGGCAGGTGTGCGGGGTTCACGGCGCGCGGGACGGTGAGGCGGGCGGCGATGAGGTCCGGGTGCTCGCTCGACGGGAGCGGCCCGACGAAGTGCGGCCCGCCCGCGTGGTTCTGCGGCGCCGCCTGGTCGGCGCCGGTGACCACGGTGAGCGGGGTGTCGCCGCCGAGGGCGGCGCGGAAGCGGTCGGTCAGCTCGGCCGTCAGGGCCGGGAACGACGTGTCGTCGCCGCGCAGGTGCTGGTACGAGCGGGCGACCAGCGGCACCGCGCCGTCGAGGGTCACGACCACGGCCAGCCCGGCCATCCGAGCGCGCGGCCCGCGGTCGCCATGGGGCGACGGGTCGGCGTCGGCGTGCGGATTCGTGCCGTCGAGGAACGTCGCGAAACCGGGCAGGTCGAGCACGAGTGACGGTCCGTGGCTGCCCAGCTCGTTCCGCACCCGCACCAGCAGTGCTGCCTCGATGTCCTCGCGATGACCGCCCGCGAGCCGCCCGAGCGCGCGCCGTACGCGACGGCGTTCCAGTGCGGCGGCGGGCAGGCGTGGGCGGACGAACCGCGGCGCCGCCGTCGTCGGCCACCATGCGGCGAGGCCGGTCTCGGACCCGGGCGCGACGAGGCGGTGCAGGACGGCGAGCGCGAGGTACGTGCCCGCCGACACCTCCGCGCGCTGCCTACCCACGATGCCGTCCACGAGGTCCGGCAGGCCGAGGTCGGTCAGCACCCGCCACCCGGCGGCGACGTCGCCGAACGCCAGGTGCGTGCTGTCGACAGGTGCACCGCCGGGCCTCGCTCGCACCGCCGCCGCGATGTCGTCGGCGCTGCCGAGGTATCGCTGCGACACGATGCGGGGCTCGCCGCGTACCCGCGCGGACTCCGCCAGGTAGTAGTACGTGCGTCCGCCGACCCGCTTGCCCACCACCGACGCCATCTTTAGGTAATACCGCTCACGTGGCGAGATCGCAAGTGCGTACAAGGCGTTGAGCAGCGCGGACACCGGTGCGTGCGCCGTCCGCCGCGACCTCGTACCCATGCAGCAGGCGCGACCCTGGTCGCGTCGGTGATCGCCGACCTAGTGTGCCGAGGGTGACCGATGCCCCGTCCTCCACGCCCCAGCCGAACGCGTCCGCCATGCGTCGTGCCCTCGCCAGGGCACGCGACGGCAAGACGCTCGACGTCGACGAGGTCACCGTGCTGCTGCACGCGCGTGACGCCGACCTCGACACGCTGACCGGCCACGCGAGTCGCGTTCGCGACGCGGGCCTCGCCGCGGCCGGACGCGCCGGCGTGGTGACGTACAGCCGCAAGGTGTTCATCCCGCTCACCCGGCTGTGCCGGGACCGTTGTGGCTACTGCACGTTCGTCACCGTGCCGCACAAGCTGCCGGCCCCGTACCTGAGCCCCGACGAGGTGCTCGAGATCGCCAGGCAGGGTGCGGCG
Above is a genomic segment from Streptosporangiales bacterium containing:
- a CDS encoding MFS transporter, which gives rise to MQSTDASATGTSESEIRRIAAASFIGTVIEWYDFFLYGLLTALIFNELFFPSLSPAVGTTAAFGSFAVGFVARPLGAIVFGHLGDRYGRKSMLIVTVVMMSTCTGVIGLLPTYASIGVAAPIIVTVLRFVQGLSIGGEWGGAALLTIEHAPAARRNRYASWVQQGAPVGAIVATVAIAIAQLLPHAQFVSWGWRIPFLFAFPLLGIALYLRLRIEESPLFHRALVEQRAQRLPLVALLRDAPARMAIGVAAPFVVIAGPYLYLTFMVSYGTDHLGLSATLLLGAVTAGRAVECIVLVVFGRLADRYSHVRVCTVGALLSAIVAVPAVALIDTRVSALVVGGIILGTVMMSITYAPIGTLLSSLFPSETRYSGVAVSYNLGGVLAGFMPLITQAVFTASGQQPWIVGVLFVLVALVSLVGCMAAGKALRNRQYV
- a CDS encoding transposase, which translates into the protein MASVVGKRVGGRTYYYLAESARVRGEPRIVSQRYLGSADDIAAAVRARPGGAPVDSTHLAFGDVAAGWRVLTDLGLPDLVDGIVGRQRAEVSAGTYLALAVLHRLVAPGSETGLAAWWPTTAAPRFVRPRLPAAALERRRVRRALGRLAGGHREDIEAALLVRVRNELGSHGPSLVLDLPGFATFLDGTNPHADADPSPHGDRGPRARMAGLAVVVTLDGAVPLVARSYQHLRGDDTSFPALTAELTDRFRAALGGDTPLTVVTGADQAAPQNHAGGPHFVGPLPSSEHPDLIAARLTVPRAVNPAHLPGVTALDGRARVAGVDRRVIRVHSTNLQAAQTRALAQDLAHATRRLDELASALRLGVVDRPRAEIAAEVARIARFRWSDRVLSTRLDRTSGGGLTLTWHVDERAYARLRSELFGKQLLTTDHDDWSVPQVITAYRARYHLESTLTHLGGPLVPAPTPAWRWTDDDVEVHGLVTVLATTVAHLMRRRAQRVGLDLSVRELFRRLADVEETRLRYPSTGGRPRTRHVLAEHGDTARSLVDLFDLTAYAPRS